Proteins from a genomic interval of Clostridium cochlearium:
- a CDS encoding RrF2 family transcriptional regulator: MEISTKGRYGLKAMVNIGVYSSLENVTKKSISEREDISEKYLEQILSALRKNGLVNSKKGPQGGYTLARNSSEITVGDILRALEGELQVVNLEEYDDSNIMELCLKKNVWNKLNKEINNLVDSITLEELVQEYKAYKNPGYMYYI; the protein is encoded by the coding sequence ATGGAAATTTCAACCAAAGGTAGATATGGATTAAAAGCTATGGTGAATATAGGAGTGTATTCTTCTTTAGAAAATGTTACTAAAAAAAGTATTTCAGAAAGAGAAGATATATCAGAAAAATATTTAGAACAAATTTTGTCTGCTCTAAGAAAGAATGGTTTAGTGAACAGTAAAAAAGGGCCTCAGGGAGGATATACTTTAGCAAGAAATAGCAGTGAAATAACTGTAGGAGATATATTAAGAGCCTTAGAGGGAGAATTGCAAGTAGTAAATTTAGAAGAATACGATGATAGTAATATTATGGAATTATGTCTTAAAAAAAATGTTTGGAATAAATTAAATAAAGAAATTAACAATTTAGTAGATTCCATAACACTAGAAGAATTAGTACAGGAATATAAAGCATATAAAAATCCAGGTTATATGTACTATATATAA
- the ytaF gene encoding sporulation membrane protein YtaF encodes MSFLSILIFAISSSCDSFIIGISYGINKIKINFSSNLLVALISGLGTFLSMLPGAKLINYISPTQANKFGSLLLVLVGICLLINSLRKKDKLKEENSYSTLLKNPEKMDFDSSKNIEIKEAIYLGVFLCLNNIGLGIMASIIGLNIYITSFLSFLFSLTFLKLGCFIGKKVSAYSFNNKIAEISSYVLIILLGIWELFS; translated from the coding sequence ATGAGTTTTTTATCTATATTGATTTTTGCAATATCATCCAGTTGTGATAGTTTCATAATTGGTATAAGTTATGGTATAAATAAAATAAAAATAAATTTTTCAAGTAATTTACTGGTTGCTTTAATAAGTGGATTAGGCACTTTTTTATCCATGTTACCAGGAGCTAAATTAATTAATTATATATCACCTACACAGGCTAATAAATTTGGAAGCTTACTTCTTGTTTTGGTAGGTATATGTTTACTAATAAATAGTTTGAGAAAAAAAGATAAATTAAAAGAAGAGAATTCCTATTCTACTCTTTTAAAAAACCCTGAAAAAATGGACTTTGACTCATCTAAAAATATAGAAATCAAAGAAGCCATATACCTTGGCGTTTTTCTTTGCTTAAACAACATAGGCCTTGGTATAATGGCAAGTATTATAGGATTAAACATTTATATCACATCCTTTCTATCCTTTTTATTTAGTTTAACTTTTTTAAAATTAGGATGCTTTATTGGGAAAAAAGTTTCTGCTTATAGTTTTAATAATAAAATTGCAGAAATCTCTTCTTATGTATTAATAATCTTACTTGGAATATGGGAACTTTTTAGTTAA
- a CDS encoding ferritin-like domain-containing protein produces the protein MKNYNMQYCNPMCGNWSNWGNNHVDYCADYGKDFSREGLKRSLEMIKDAVEGERADEKEYEYLISMAPNKEQKEIIKSIRDDEKNHGRWFREIYMHYTGKVICPKKDEDIKKPKSYLRGVRKALFGEMKAMEKYRLIRSGLPNRCDRDIVFQILTDEIKHGIYYNYILLMNLCRKSKRMRGEEGDNIPVIDTIDDMEDMDFVDNIDDMEDTDVINNVDDDYSEEDVNVEFFRSNDLFENISPLVDRALQEKDMGLNLEYLFSKFILSGALVGEGKAPEEALREVEGWQENENSNIFIRE, from the coding sequence ATGAAAAATTATAATATGCAGTATTGTAATCCTATGTGTGGTAATTGGAGTAATTGGGGCAATAATCATGTAGACTATTGCGCGGACTATGGAAAGGATTTTTCAAGGGAGGGTTTAAAAAGATCTCTTGAAATGATAAAGGATGCTGTAGAAGGGGAAAGAGCGGACGAAAAGGAATATGAATACTTAATATCTATGGCACCAAATAAGGAACAAAAGGAAATAATAAAATCCATAAGGGATGACGAAAAAAATCATGGAAGATGGTTTAGGGAAATATACATGCATTATACTGGAAAAGTTATTTGTCCTAAAAAAGATGAAGATATTAAGAAACCTAAAAGCTATTTAAGAGGTGTCAGAAAGGCTTTATTTGGAGAAATGAAAGCTATGGAAAAATATAGATTGATTAGATCAGGTCTTCCAAACAGATGCGATAGAGATATTGTTTTTCAAATTTTAACAGATGAGATTAAACATGGTATATACTATAATTACATTCTTTTAATGAATCTTTGTAGAAAGTCTAAAAGAATGAGAGGCGAAGAAGGAGATAACATTCCTGTTATAGATACTATAGACGATATGGAAGATATGGACTTTGTAGATAATATAGATGATATGGAAGATACAGATGTTATAAACAATGTAGATGATGACTATAGTGAAGAGGATGTCAATGTTGAATTCTTTAGATCTAATGATTTATTTGAAAATATATCTCCTTTAGTAGATAGAGCATTACAAGAAAAAGATATGGGACTAAATTTAGAATATTTATTCTCTAAGTTTATTCTATCCGGTGCATTAGTAGGAGAAGGAAAAGCCCCTGAAGAAGCTCTAAGAGAAGTAGAAGGATGGCAGGAAAATGAAAATTCTAATATATTTATAAGAGAATAG
- a CDS encoding DUF1538 domain-containing protein, producing MKISYILKGLFDTFKNILPITLFLVLIQVLLFKKPMKNVKSLTFGMILTTLGLFLFLEGTSIFLLPLGESVGENLVSLDNKWLIILLIFIIGFSTTLVEPALATLAAEVEEISIGAISKKVLIYTVAIGFGAGLSAGVYKIMYSIQTSKIVLPLLVLSIILCIFAPEQIIGIAFDCASSTTGPVNIPLNLTIALGLSRTLENSDPLLNAFGIIGLTSMGPVISVLILGILSK from the coding sequence GTGAAAATTTCTTATATTCTAAAGGGACTTTTTGATACTTTTAAAAACATATTGCCAATTACTTTATTTTTAGTGCTTATACAGGTTTTATTATTTAAAAAACCTATGAAAAATGTAAAAAGCCTTACCTTTGGAATGATATTAACAACTTTAGGTCTTTTTTTATTTTTAGAGGGCACAAGTATTTTTCTTTTACCTCTTGGTGAATCCGTTGGTGAAAATTTAGTATCTTTGGATAATAAGTGGTTAATTATTTTACTTATTTTTATAATAGGATTTTCAACTACTTTAGTTGAGCCTGCACTAGCCACTTTAGCTGCTGAAGTTGAAGAAATATCTATAGGTGCTATTTCTAAAAAAGTTTTAATTTATACTGTAGCTATTGGTTTTGGAGCTGGTTTATCTGCTGGAGTATATAAAATAATGTACAGTATTCAAACTTCAAAGATTGTATTACCTCTTTTAGTTCTTTCAATAATACTGTGTATATTTGCACCTGAACAAATAATAGGTATAGCTTTTGACTGCGCAAGCTCCACTACTGGACCTGTAAATATACCTTTAAATTTAACTATAGCTTTGGGGCTTTCAAGAACTTTAGAAAATTCAGACCCCTTATTAAATGCTTTTGGTATAATAGGATTAACTTCTATGGGCCCTGTTATATCTGTTCTTATATTAGGAATCTTATCAAAGTAA
- a CDS encoding P-II family nitrogen regulator — protein sequence MICIVTIVERGKANSLVEQAKKVGAKGATIFYGRGTGDEEIKKYFNFHIESSKEIIIILSEDSRSEEIINTLVEKGGLNKPGKGILFTFPLSKVIGIG from the coding sequence TTGATTTGTATTGTTACTATTGTTGAAAGAGGAAAAGCTAATTCTTTAGTTGAACAAGCAAAAAAAGTTGGTGCAAAAGGTGCAACTATCTTTTATGGAAGAGGTACTGGTGATGAAGAAATAAAAAAATATTTCAACTTTCATATAGAGTCTTCTAAAGAAATAATCATAATATTATCTGAAGATAGTCGTTCTGAAGAAATAATTAATACTTTAGTAGAAAAAGGTGGCCTTAATAAACCGGGAAAAGGAATTTTGTTTACCTTTCCACTTTCAAAAGTAATAGGAATAGGATGA
- the mgtE gene encoding magnesium transporter: MKTEFEEIISLIREKKFHNAREKILELNPVHISDIIECLDISEAILVFRMLPKDMAVDVFNYLETDFQTNIITGITDKEIKHIIEEIYFDDMIDLLEEMPANVVKKILKYSNVEERKLINEFLNYPEDSAGSLMTIEYVDLKKDMTVREALQHIKDTGVNKETIYTCYVIDKQRKLEGIISLRKLILSDYDLLVEDIMKTDIVFVNTNSDQEYVANVFKKYDLLVMPVVDNENRLTGIITIDDIMDVIDQETTEDFQKMAAMAPSEEKYLDTSVWTLAKNRLTWLVILMVSATFTGNIIKSFEDVLQSVVLLTAFIPMLMDTGGNAGSQSATLIIRSIALGEVQGKDILKVIWKELRVSLIVGFSLSLINFARIYYLEKTPFEVSLTVCITLFFTVILSKIVGAILPIIAKKIKVDPAIMASPLITTIVDATSLIVYFSVAKMLMGI; encoded by the coding sequence ATGAAAACAGAATTTGAAGAAATAATATCTCTTATTCGTGAGAAAAAGTTTCATAATGCAAGAGAAAAAATTTTAGAATTAAATCCTGTGCATATATCAGATATTATTGAATGTCTTGATATATCAGAAGCTATTTTAGTTTTTAGAATGCTTCCAAAGGATATGGCAGTGGATGTTTTCAATTATTTGGAAACGGACTTTCAAACAAATATTATAACTGGTATTACTGATAAAGAAATAAAGCACATAATAGAAGAAATTTATTTTGACGATATGATTGACCTTTTAGAAGAAATGCCAGCTAATGTAGTAAAGAAAATTTTAAAATATTCAAATGTAGAAGAAAGAAAGCTTATAAATGAATTTTTAAACTATCCAGAGGACTCAGCAGGAAGTTTAATGACTATAGAATATGTAGACTTAAAAAAGGATATGACAGTAAGAGAAGCATTGCAACACATAAAGGATACAGGAGTTAACAAAGAAACTATTTATACATGCTATGTAATAGATAAACAAAGAAAATTAGAAGGAATTATATCTTTAAGAAAATTAATATTAAGTGATTATGATTTATTAGTTGAAGACATAATGAAAACAGACATAGTATTTGTAAATACTAATTCTGATCAGGAATATGTGGCTAATGTGTTTAAAAAATATGATTTGTTAGTAATGCCTGTAGTTGATAACGAAAATAGATTAACAGGAATAATTACCATAGATGATATTATGGATGTTATAGATCAAGAAACTACAGAGGACTTTCAAAAGATGGCTGCTATGGCCCCATCAGAAGAAAAATACTTGGATACTAGTGTATGGACTCTAGCTAAGAATAGACTTACTTGGTTGGTAATACTTATGGTATCTGCAACTTTTACAGGGAATATAATAAAAAGTTTTGAAGATGTACTTCAATCAGTTGTGCTATTAACAGCATTTATACCAATGCTTATGGATACTGGTGGTAATGCAGGATCTCAGTCTGCTACTTTAATAATAAGAAGTATAGCCTTAGGAGAAGTTCAAGGTAAAGATATTCTTAAGGTAATATGGAAAGAATTAAGAGTAAGTTTAATAGTAGGTTTTAGTTTATCTTTAATTAATTTTGCAAGAATATACTATTTAGAAAAAACACCTTTTGAAGTAAGTTTAACAGTATGTATAACTTTATTCTTCACTGTTATTTTATCTAAAATAGTAGGTGCTATATTGCCAATAATAGCTAAAAAAATCAAAGTGGATCCAGCTATAATGGCTAGCCCTCTTATAACAACTATAGTAGATGCTACTTCACTTATTGTGTATTTTTCAGTTGCAAAAATGTTGATGGGAATTTAA
- a CDS encoding pyruvate kinase alpha/beta domain-containing protein translates to MYFKNPGIENTEKTIELAIKTAKERSIKHIVVASTKGYTARLLKDSGLDVTVITHVYGFKEPGKQEMPQNIIEELKGYGFKVYAGTHVLSGAERAISGKFSGVNPVEIIAHSLRMLGQGVKVSVEISTMALDTGLIPYGEDIIAIGGSKEGADTAVIIRPAHASKIFNTKIKEIICKPL, encoded by the coding sequence ATGTATTTTAAAAACCCGGGCATAGAAAACACAGAAAAAACTATAGAGCTGGCAATTAAAACTGCGAAAGAAAGGTCTATAAAACATATAGTAGTAGCATCAACCAAAGGATATACTGCAAGATTATTAAAGGATTCTGGATTAGATGTAACGGTTATTACTCATGTATATGGTTTTAAAGAACCAGGAAAACAAGAAATGCCACAAAATATAATAGAGGAATTAAAAGGTTATGGTTTTAAGGTGTATGCTGGAACTCACGTATTATCTGGAGCAGAAAGAGCTATATCTGGTAAATTTAGCGGAGTAAATCCAGTGGAAATAATAGCACATTCTCTTAGAATGCTAGGGCAAGGTGTTAAAGTTTCAGTAGAAATATCCACTATGGCTCTAGATACTGGCTTAATTCCTTATGGAGAAGATATAATAGCTATAGGAGGAAGTAAGGAAGGAGCAGATACTGCTGTTATAATAAGACCTGCTCATGCCAGTAAAATATTTAATACAAAAATTAAAGAAATAATATGTAAACCTTTATAA
- a CDS encoding MetQ/NlpA family ABC transporter substrate-binding protein encodes MKKVAILLSTIILSIGLLGCGGEKKEAQDTKSDKKKIVVGASPTPHAEILEVAKEELKKEGYELEIQPFTDYQIPNRALEEKQLDANYFQHIPFLEETIKAKGYKLTYVAKVHIEPMGLYSKKIKKIEDLKDGAEIAIPNDPSNGGRALKVLENAGIIKLKDGELVTKLDITENKKNIKITEVDAAQLPRVLDDVDASVINTNYAIEASLNPLKDAIVIESKDSPYVNILAIREEDKDKDYIKALSKVLTSEKVKKFIEEKYNGNIIPAF; translated from the coding sequence ATGAAAAAAGTAGCAATTTTATTATCAACAATTATACTATCCATAGGACTTTTAGGATGTGGAGGAGAAAAAAAGGAGGCACAAGATACTAAAAGCGATAAGAAGAAAATAGTGGTAGGAGCATCACCAACTCCCCATGCAGAAATATTAGAAGTAGCAAAAGAGGAGCTAAAAAAGGAAGGATATGAATTAGAAATACAACCTTTTACTGATTATCAAATTCCAAATAGAGCCTTAGAAGAAAAGCAATTAGATGCAAACTATTTTCAACATATTCCATTTTTAGAAGAAACAATTAAGGCAAAAGGATATAAATTAACTTATGTTGCCAAAGTTCACATAGAACCAATGGGATTGTATTCAAAAAAGATTAAGAAGATTGAAGATTTAAAAGATGGAGCAGAAATAGCTATACCAAATGACCCATCCAATGGAGGAAGAGCATTAAAAGTTTTAGAAAATGCAGGTATAATAAAATTAAAAGATGGAGAACTTGTAACAAAATTAGATATTACAGAAAACAAGAAAAATATAAAAATTACAGAAGTTGATGCAGCACAACTTCCTAGAGTTTTAGATGACGTAGATGCATCAGTTATAAATACAAACTATGCAATTGAAGCCTCATTAAATCCTCTTAAAGATGCTATAGTAATTGAATCAAAAGATTCTCCTTATGTAAATATATTAGCAATTAGAGAAGAGGACAAGGATAAGGACTATATAAAGGCTTTATCAAAGGTTTTAACTTCAGAAAAAGTTAAAAAATTTATAGAAGAAAAATATAATGGAAACATTATTCCAGCATTTTAG